TTTCCTTCGACCTTAAATTTTATATTACTAAGCTCAAGCACTTTTAATACTTCAGACAAATTTTTATTCATAAATGTACCTCCGTTAAACCTCACGTCTGAAACATCGCCACGGTACTCAACTTTAATTCCGTACCAGCGTTCCAATTGTTTCATTACCGCTTTCAGGTCGGCATCATCAAATTTGAAGCGGCCATTTTTCCATGCAATAGCTGCTTCTGTATCCACTTTTCGAATGGTAATCCTGCTAATATTAGCAGACACATTAGATTGTTCTCCAGGCTTTAAGATTGCTTTTTGATTTTTAGAAGTAACTGCTACACTTCCTTCCAGTAATGTTGTTTTTACAGATGGTTCATTATGGTAAGCATGAACATTAAAATGAGTTCCCAGAACCTCTATAGACTGGGTATCTGATTTTACGATAAAAGGCTTATCTTTATTTTTGGCTACTTCAAAATAAGCCTCCCCTTCTAATTCTACGATTCTTTCTTTACCATTAAAACGGGTTGGATATTTAATAGAAGAAACGGTGTTTAGATAAACTTTGGTTCCATCTGCCAAAACAATATTATATTGCCCTCCTGTTGGCGTTGAAAGTGTATTGAACGAATTAGCATCAGCTTTTGAAACATCAGCATCAGGATTTATGGTATAAGTAATAACCCCGTTAGCATCCATTTTGATTGTAACTTCTTCTTTTTCTCCTTCGTGGGCAATAGTATCTTTTGCAGAAATATCAGACAGAACAATTTGTTTTCCGTTCGAAAGTGTTAAAATCCCTCTGTTACCTCCAGGGGCAATGTCCTTTGGTTTTTCAGCAACCTCAATAATTTGTTCTTTTGGTTTTGTAAAATAAAATATTCCTGTACCCAGCAATAAAACTATGGATGCTGCAGCAGCATATTTATAAAACTGATTTTTATTTTTTTCCGGACTGATGTTTTTGTCAATAGCTTTCC
The Flavobacterium flavigenum genome window above contains:
- a CDS encoding FecR family protein, giving the protein MEFKLIIKKIHNTLTPEEESVFDLWYNQSAANRAYFAKVQNNYQTDIKDINLDDAWKAIDKNISPEKNKNQFYKYAAAASIVLLLGTGIFYFTKPKEQIIEVAEKPKDIAPGGNRGILTLSNGKQIVLSDISAKDTIAHEGEKEEVTIKMDANGVITYTINPDADVSKADANSFNTLSTPTGGQYNIVLADGTKVYLNTVSSIKYPTRFNGKERIVELEGEAYFEVAKNKDKPFIVKSDTQSIEVLGTHFNVHAYHNEPSVKTTLLEGSVAVTSKNQKAILKPGEQSNVSANISRITIRKVDTEAAIAWKNGRFKFDDADLKAVMKQLERWYGIKVEYRGDVSDVRFNGGTFMNKNLSEVLKVLELSNIKFKVEGKTIIVYP